From the genome of Euryarchaeota archaeon:
TTCCGGGCGGCCGAATGGCCTTGCCGCCGCATTGGAGAAGCTGGATTCCTACAACCACCGGATCCCGATGGAGAACGCGAACCCGGGCTCCGCGCACCTCTTCATCGTGAACCCGCTTTCCGGGGGCTCTGTTGCGAGGCTGTTCTCGACGCACCCGCCGACGAAGGCCCGAGTCGCGCGGCTTAAGAAACTGGCGTTGGAGATGGGGACTTTCAATTAGGTCTCTGTGAGACGGTCAAGTCATGCGACGGCGCCGTAGCGCCAATGCCATGCTTGCCACCAACACGAGGATGGCGCCGGTCGCTAGCCCAGGGACACGGTTCGAGCCACCGGCGGCGTCGTCGGACGACGTGTTGCCAGGGCTGCTCTTCGGGTCGGTCACGTTGGCCGGGTCGACCGAGAAAGTCACTCCGTCGAGGCCTTTCTGAAGCGCCCATCTGTCTTTTGTGCTCCCGTCGAGCGCCTTGAACTCACCGATGAGCGAGCCGTTTGAAAAAGTGAGGAGGACCACGCCGTAATCGCGGTTGTTCCTCGCTGCCTCCCACGCGGGCGGTTGGGAATCGGGCGAGGTGAAGGCGTAGTGCGAAGCACCACCGACCCCGGCGACGAGGTAAGTGGTACCGGTCTCTGAGACCGCTTCGCCAGTGATCATTTTCGTCCGCTCGTACAGGTGATCGTGAGCTTGGATATCGACGTCCAAGTGGTACTTGTCGAAAACTGGTCCCCAGATCGCCCTGACGGGGAGGTTGGAGCCATGGGGCCCGTCGCTCCACAGGGGATAATGGTGGAACGCGAGGATCCATCGGACCGACGGGTCCGCGCGCGCCGCCGCGAGGGTCGATTCGAGGAACCGAAGTTGCCCCTCGTTCGCTCCGTTCGCGCAAGAGGCCTCGGCAAGGCCAGGCACGGCGTCCCCTGCAGGGCCGACGTCACAGGCATGCTCCGTGTCAAGCGAGATGAAAACAGCGTCCCCGTAACGGAACGCGTACCATCGCTCTCCTTCCCTCGTCGGCATCGGGAGCCGCGCATCGTACTGCAGGAACTGTTGGCCGGCTTCGCGTTCGTGGTTACCGACGGCCGACATGTACGGAACGTGGGAGGCGTAAGGTTCGAGTGCCGCGAAGTAGGCGTCCCAAGTACGCGGCACCCCGTTGGCGTAGGAGAGGTCGCCGGCGACGAGGTGGAAATCGGCGCGGAGGCCGTTTGCGAAGGCCACGTTCTTGAGGGGGTTGTCCCCATCCGCCTCGGCCGCGGGATTGCCCGGGTCTGGGACGCCATGGTCGCCCCACACGGCCACGGTGAAACGCTCAGGCCTTTCACGCGCCGTCGTGAAGGTAAAATCTCGGCTCATCATAGAATCGGTCACCGCACGGTAGTGGTAAGTCGTCGCCGGTGCAAGTCCCTGGAGCGTTGCCCGGAACGCAGTTGGGCTGTCGCTACCCGTGGCCGTGTACGTCGCCGGGGCGGACGCGCCGTATCCGGTGGTCGGCCCGTAGTCGACGCGAGCCATGGTCGCCGGTGGAGCGGACCACGAAACCGAGACAGCCGTCATAGGGTCGGTTCCCCAAGCGATATGCACGCCGACCGGTCCCGAAGCGCCTTGGCTTGACGCCGGATACCCGGAAAAAACGACCGCCGAGACGAGGACGATGATTCCAAGCGGGAAAAGGCGCACCATTTGCACTTCCGGCGAGCGTATAAAGCGCTTGCTGTGACGTGGTTGTCGTCGGGCGCGTTTCGCGGTCCCGCTACCGGTTCGCGTCGGGGGTCGCCGCGCCTGGCGCCGACCCCGTGGCAGTCTTTCCACGTTCACGCATCAGTGCCCCCACGTAGACGCCGACCATTACGAAGATGCCGCCCACGACGAGGGCCCCCGTCACCGCTTCCCCAGCGATTGACGCGGCGACTACTATCGTCACCAGCGGGGCGAGCACCGACCCATACGCGTTCGCGGACGCCGTCCAGTGCGAAAGCACCCAGACCATCAAGACGAATGCCAGCATCGAGCTTACGATGAGCCAACCGAGGGCGCCCCACGTGGCGGTCGCGACCGGGAAGGTCTGTGGCTCGTGGAACGCAAGCGATAACGGGAACAGGATGGCGGTGCCAACGGCCATGCCGACGGCGTTTGCGGCGATCGGGTGGCTTCGAGGGAAGCCTTTCACGATGATGCCCGACGCTGCCGCGAAAAGCGCCGCCGCGAAGACGGATAGTAACGAAAGCACGGGGACCGCGGCGCTCAACTGTTCCTGGAAGACGACGGCGATCCCCACGATGCTGACCAAGGCGCCAAGAAGACCCAGCCGGCGGAACCTCTCGAGCCCGAATCCAATGGCCATCAGGAACGTCGTAAGCGGGATGGTCGCGAAGGTGACCGCCGCCATTCCGGAAGGCACCGTCACCAGTCCATAGTAAACGAGCGCGAAATTCGCCCCGAACGCGAACGCGCCGAAGAGCGCTGCCCCGATGAGCGCCTGTCCCGAGGGAAGCGGGATGCGTTTTGCAGCCACGACCGCGAACAGGATCATGGAGGCGACCGCAAAACGGAGCGATGCGCCCCAGAAGGGTGCGAGTTCGCGGTTGCTGAAGCGCACGGCGACGAAGTTCACGCCGAGGAAGAGGACTGTCGCCACGAAGGCCGCGAGCACCAAGGGTTGAGGCTTCGAGGAGGCGGAGGCCGACATCTACTTGAGCCGATGGAGCGTGCGACGCATAAAGGTCGCGCTTCGGCCGCTCCTCAGGGCGCGAGCGCGAACGTCACCGCAGGCGGCATCGGCCGCCGCGGATGAAGTGGGCGGGATCATCGAGCCCACGCCACGAACTCTTCTTTCGACCGTTTCGCCATCGTGTAGTTTGTCTTCAACTGGTTTCCCAAGGTGTCGAAAGGGATGGGCGCGTAATCGTGTCCTGGGAAAATGATTGTCGATTGGGGAAGCGCCGGGATCCTCTGCGTCAAAGTCTTCCACATCTCCGCCGGGTCGCCACCGGGAAGATCCATGCGGCCGCACTCGCCCAGGAACAGAGTATCGCCCGTGAACAGGCATCCATCGGGTTTGCCCGCCGTGTTACCCGGCACGCGGAAATCTTCTATGTAGTAGCACGTCGAGCACTCCGTGTGGCCGGGCGTGTGCATCGCGCGGATACGACTCGCGCCCAACTCGATGATGTGGCCATCGTTGAGGCCGACATCGTGCGGGACTTGGGAGACTTTGTGCGCGTAGACCTTGGCGCCCGTGCGCTTGGCGAGGCCCGCGACGTCCGTGACATGATCGTAGTGACGGTGCGTCACAAGAATCGCGATGATCTCGAATCCCCGCTGCGCCGCGATCTCTTCAACGGGCCCGGCATCAAACGAGGGGTCGACGACGGCGGCCTTTCCGGAGGGTCCGTCGGCGATGAGGTACGTGTAGTTCTGCATATGGCCGGTCACGCGTTGGAAGACGAGAACCATCGCGTTGAATGAAATGGTTACGCACAGAAAAGAATGTTGACGGGAGGGCCTCACGGATAGGCGAAATTGGGGACTGTGGCAATTGCCGCTTGCTACGATGCGACCATTTGTTCGGCCTAACGAGCAAAGTAGGGGTCAGCGGCGGCCCCCCCGGTCGGAAGCCCCTGGGCCTGGAACACCATCGGTTGATGTAGGCCTTTGCTGGCGAGGTCGATGGGAATGCTGACATGATATAATTTCACAAAGGGGAGGACCGAGGCAGTCGTTAGCTTCTGTACCGTTTCAGCGTAAGTGGGACGAATCGGTCTCTTGATTTTTGGACGGTTCCGGTTCCCGCGTGACTTGGATTGCTTGTTCGACGTATAAGCGTGATTGACGGCGTTGCATGTTCTTCTCCCGCCGCCTTTGCCTCGCGGCGGCGAGTTTCACTCGCCGCGTTTCAAGGACCTCATCCGGGTTTCCCCGATACTTGGCCCAGGGCGTGAGGTAGTCGATTCCACTGTGGAGTCGCTCGTGATTGTACCGGTGGATT
Proteins encoded in this window:
- a CDS encoding EamA family transporter codes for the protein MSASASSKPQPLVLAAFVATVLFLGVNFVAVRFSNRELAPFWGASLRFAVASMILFAVVAAKRIPLPSGQALIGAALFGAFAFGANFALVYYGLVTVPSGMAAVTFATIPLTTFLMAIGFGLERFRRLGLLGALVSIVGIAVVFQEQLSAAVPVLSLLSVFAAALFAAASGIIVKGFPRSHPIAANAVGMAVGTAILFPLSLAFHEPQTFPVATATWGALGWLIVSSMLAFVLMVWVLSHWTASANAYGSVLAPLVTIVVAASIAGEAVTGALVVGGIFVMVGVYVGALMRERGKTATGSAPGAATPDANR
- a CDS encoding MBL fold metallo-hydrolase, which produces MVLVFQRVTGHMQNYTYLIADGPSGKAAVVDPSFDAGPVEEIAAQRGFEIIAILVTHRHYDHVTDVAGLAKRTGAKVYAHKVSQVPHDVGLNDGHIIELGASRIRAMHTPGHTECSTCYYIEDFRVPGNTAGKPDGCLFTGDTLFLGECGRMDLPGGDPAEMWKTLTQRIPALPQSTIIFPGHDYAPIPFDTLGNQLKTNYTMAKRSKEEFVAWAR
- a CDS encoding metallophosphoesterase family protein, whose amino-acid sequence is MVRLFPLGIIVLVSAVVFSGYPASSQGASGPVGVHIAWGTDPMTAVSVSWSAPPATMARVDYGPTTGYGASAPATYTATGSDSPTAFRATLQGLAPATTYHYRAVTDSMMSRDFTFTTARERPERFTVAVWGDHGVPDPGNPAAEADGDNPLKNVAFANGLRADFHLVAGDLSYANGVPRTWDAYFAALEPYASHVPYMSAVGNHEREAGQQFLQYDARLPMPTREGERWYAFRYGDAVFISLDTEHACDVGPAGDAVPGLAEASCANGANEGQLRFLESTLAAARADPSVRWILAFHHYPLWSDGPHGSNLPVRAIWGPVFDKYHLDVDIQAHDHLYERTKMITGEAVSETGTTYLVAGVGGASHYAFTSPDSQPPAWEAARNNRDYGVVLLTFSNGSLIGEFKALDGSTKDRWALQKGLDGVTFSVDPANVTDPKSSPGNTSSDDAAGGSNRVPGLATGAILVLVASMALALRRRRMT